From a single Sinorhizobium sp. RAC02 genomic region:
- a CDS encoding restriction endonuclease: MKREAENWEHYERMIARLMADQIDTSLCVTPNARVIGKISGRSRQIDVLIDARHETDDSRRIIVDAKRRKRKIDVTDVEAFRGMMDDVGATHGYLVCPTGYTAAAEKRAQMSVTICLIPLDHIKNFNPSTWPVCLNPGCERGRIFWDGYPELSMVLQPITAETNSSPIVKRFVHHVGKCDRCSRFHVQCNTCGDILSTPEDDESDVGHQCSCRMPWFWLASVEEGEDSAKSAELHCCQLRGVVTVDRRPYRR, translated from the coding sequence ATGAAACGTGAGGCCGAGAACTGGGAACACTACGAACGTATGATTGCTCGCCTCATGGCAGATCAGATCGACACGTCGTTGTGCGTTACACCTAATGCCCGAGTTATTGGTAAGATTAGCGGGCGCAGCCGGCAGATCGACGTGTTAATTGATGCTCGGCATGAAACGGATGATAGCCGTAGGATCATCGTGGACGCCAAGCGACGAAAGCGAAAAATTGATGTTACTGATGTCGAGGCATTCCGCGGCATGATGGATGACGTAGGCGCGACGCACGGCTATCTAGTGTGCCCCACAGGGTATACCGCCGCCGCGGAAAAGCGGGCGCAAATGTCGGTCACGATCTGCCTAATTCCACTCGATCATATCAAAAATTTTAATCCGTCCACCTGGCCAGTCTGCCTGAATCCGGGCTGCGAGCGAGGGCGTATTTTTTGGGACGGATATCCCGAGTTATCGATGGTACTCCAGCCCATCACTGCAGAGACAAACTCATCTCCTATCGTTAAGCGGTTTGTGCATCACGTTGGCAAATGCGATCGCTGCAGCAGATTTCATGTACAATGCAACACGTGTGGAGATATATTATCGACTCCAGAAGATGATGAAAGCGACGTCGGACATCAATGCAGTTGCCGCATGCCTTGGTTTTGGCTGGCTTCGGTAGAGGAGGGCGAAGACAGCGCGAAGTCGGCAGAGTTGCATTGCTGCCAACTCAGAGGGGTTGTTACGGTTGATAGAAGGCCTTACCGCCGCTAA
- a CDS encoding HNH endonuclease: protein MMLLQKPKDVFRISVGETVSKRNLFDLIQYSKVEGSPFWAGAKSAIGNTPQQGINWIGAAPDIQGVIIKTRPGSYQHDGWLDDDLNTYRYSFKARNSAISHFELANRVLILQPEFSYPILLFTEAKDGWCFEGQFSVTEIDEMHVTLQRQDTYVRLEAAAERSEFVEGGLRYVTHLMAERNRAIVSTLKRKTPSVCEICDEDFSSRYGVSYIEAHHKTPISTFTAKRTVTAADFALLCPNCHRAVHIYMKREDREYSDIRQIIRSKLLT, encoded by the coding sequence GCAACCTTTTCGACCTTATCCAATATTCGAAAGTCGAAGGTTCGCCTTTCTGGGCGGGCGCCAAGTCTGCTATAGGAAACACCCCGCAGCAAGGTATAAATTGGATTGGCGCGGCGCCCGATATTCAAGGCGTTATCATTAAAACAAGACCTGGATCATATCAACATGACGGCTGGCTTGACGATGATCTGAATACGTATCGCTATTCATTTAAGGCCAGAAACTCGGCTATTTCCCATTTCGAATTGGCGAATAGAGTACTCATATTACAGCCTGAGTTCTCCTACCCGATTTTGCTTTTCACAGAGGCGAAGGACGGATGGTGTTTTGAAGGACAATTTTCGGTAACTGAAATCGATGAGATGCATGTCACGCTGCAACGACAAGACACTTACGTAAGACTTGAAGCTGCAGCTGAGCGTAGCGAATTTGTTGAGGGTGGCCTTAGATATGTCACGCATCTCATGGCAGAAAGAAACAGGGCGATTGTCAGCACCCTGAAAAGAAAAACGCCTTCTGTTTGTGAAATTTGCGATGAGGATTTCTCATCTCGCTACGGCGTAAGCTATATCGAGGCTCACCATAAGACGCCGATATCGACATTTACCGCAAAACGGACCGTAACTGCAGCGGATTTTGCGCTTCTTTGCCCGAACTGTCATCGGGCAGTCCACATTTATATGAAGAGGGAAGATCGCGAATATAGCGATATTAGGCAAATTATCCGTTCTAAGCTGCTTACGTAA